In bacterium, a genomic segment contains:
- a CDS encoding HlyD family efflux transporter periplasmic adaptor subunit, translating to MNVNFKPTTTHSNVFKTKSYIQSPKFASVISISVISLFSIFILMLFFVPWIQTTAGDGHVIALDPNSRIQNLESFVDGIVSKWYVQDGSIVKKGDPIVEIIDNDPQLINRLRKETTAKRKKMEVSKIASETAKKNYLRQEKLYKEGLASQKDFEYAKINYKKLQSQLAQDEAELAKTEVSLSRQELRIVRAPSDGTILYVIPGANNLNIKKGDKVARFLPKSEKQAVEIFVDGNDFPLVYPGRKVRIQFEGWPAVQSTGWPALAVGTFAGIVWSTDSSQEKNGKFRVTIIPDPEELPWPDERFLRQGTRAHAWITLDEVKLGYEIWRIFNGFPLAVDKDLTSGKFEKKK from the coding sequence ATGAATGTCAATTTTAAACCTACAACAACACATTCTAATGTTTTTAAAACAAAATCATATATTCAATCACCTAAATTTGCCTCAGTTATTAGTATTAGTGTCATCAGCTTATTTTCAATTTTTATTTTGATGTTGTTTTTTGTTCCTTGGATTCAAACCACTGCCGGTGATGGTCATGTAATTGCCTTAGATCCAAACAGTAGAATTCAAAATTTAGAAAGCTTTGTCGATGGTATCGTTTCCAAATGGTATGTCCAAGATGGAAGTATTGTTAAAAAAGGCGACCCCATTGTTGAAATTATTGATAACGATCCTCAATTAATTAATCGCTTGAGAAAAGAAACCACTGCTAAACGTAAAAAAATGGAAGTCTCAAAAATTGCTTCAGAGACAGCAAAAAAGAATTACTTGCGACAAGAAAAACTTTATAAAGAAGGTCTTGCCTCACAAAAAGACTTTGAGTATGCAAAAATTAATTATAAAAAGCTACAGTCTCAGTTAGCTCAGGATGAGGCAGAACTAGCAAAAACTGAAGTCTCCCTATCACGTCAAGAGCTCAGAATTGTAAGAGCACCCTCTGATGGAACAATTCTCTACGTTATCCCCGGAGCCAACAACCTGAACATCAAAAAAGGCGATAAAGTTGCACGCTTCCTTCCAAAGTCAGAAAAGCAAGCGGTTGAAATTTTTGTTGATGGCAATGATTTCCCATTGGTCTATCCTGGTAGAAAAGTAAGAATTCAGTTTGAAGGTTGGCCTGCAGTTCAATCAACTGGCTGGCCGGCGCTTGCTGTAGGAACTTTTGCTGGTATTGTCTGGTCAACGGACTCTTCACAAGAAAAAAATGGTAAGTTTAGGGTAACAATAATACCTGATCCAGAAGAGTTGCCATGGCCAGATGAACGTTTTTTAAGACAAGGAACACGAGCTCATGCTTGGATTACGCTTGATGAAGTTAAACTGGGATACGAAATTTGGCGAATTTTTAATGGCTTTCCTTTAGCAGTTGATAAAGATCTCACCAGTGGTAAATTTGAAAAGAAAAAATGA
- a CDS encoding TolC family protein, whose translation MNKQKKPLWLIGFYLLSIYAQASEISLEQVLHSASQFHPAMLEQMEKLKQSEQDIQIAKSLFDTKLNFENNYAATGFYDGSYFSTYIEQSLPWSGVDIYGKFRKSTGDFPGYEGNLETLSDGEMSFGIEWSILQSFIKDPRRLALIEAQYKNKIQNQQLQLNKIIFQEMAAKAFFKWKAYAQTYKIYQNLLNLAKNRQDALVKKNKAGDIAKIYLEENQRYIFERERKLLLAQQLMDNSAIYLSFFLRNKNGTAVDTVDSSKLKPKNIDPSLLTFPKASETILNRFPKLSMIEFKQKIIDQNLQFLKVKRLPDLKIKAKYSRDLGDGSQTLAPEELDVSSLFSFPLQNRRNNTKYLQAKSKLRELNHNYTVEKTKLYNEYDQLIVSKNIALEQLNIINKEVAIAEKLALAERVRWENGDSNFLLVNLREQDVANTHIERVKTHLALESLWTKNLKITNGFDQVFDQSVN comes from the coding sequence ATGAATAAACAAAAAAAACCATTGTGGCTTATAGGCTTTTATTTATTAAGTATTTATGCGCAAGCATCTGAAATTAGTTTAGAGCAAGTGCTTCATTCTGCAAGTCAATTTCACCCCGCCATGCTAGAACAAATGGAAAAGTTAAAACAAAGTGAACAAGATATTCAAATTGCCAAAAGCTTATTTGATACCAAGTTAAATTTTGAAAACAATTATGCGGCAACAGGTTTTTATGATGGCAGCTATTTTTCTACTTATATTGAGCAAAGTCTTCCTTGGTCCGGTGTTGATATATACGGCAAGTTTAGAAAAAGCACAGGCGACTTTCCAGGTTACGAAGGCAACCTAGAAACCCTCAGTGATGGTGAGATGAGCTTTGGTATAGAGTGGTCTATTTTACAATCTTTTATCAAAGACCCAAGACGTCTTGCGCTCATTGAGGCGCAATATAAAAATAAAATTCAAAATCAACAATTGCAACTCAATAAAATTATTTTTCAAGAAATGGCAGCAAAAGCTTTTTTTAAATGGAAAGCCTATGCACAAACATACAAAATTTATCAGAACCTTTTGAACTTAGCTAAAAACAGGCAAGATGCTTTGGTCAAAAAAAATAAGGCGGGAGATATCGCAAAAATTTATCTTGAGGAGAACCAACGCTATATTTTTGAAAGGGAACGAAAACTTTTATTAGCGCAACAATTGATGGATAATTCAGCGATTTACTTATCTTTTTTTCTAAGAAATAAAAATGGTACCGCTGTAGATACAGTGGATAGCTCCAAATTAAAACCAAAAAACATTGATCCATCCTTACTTACTTTTCCTAAGGCTTCTGAGACAATACTTAACCGTTTTCCAAAACTCAGCATGATAGAATTTAAACAAAAAATCATTGATCAAAATTTACAGTTTTTAAAAGTCAAGCGCTTGCCTGACTTAAAAATTAAAGCAAAGTATAGTCGTGATCTGGGTGATGGTTCGCAAACTCTTGCACCTGAAGAACTTGATGTTTCATCTTTATTTTCTTTTCCATTACAAAACAGACGAAACAATACAAAGTACTTACAAGCAAAAAGTAAACTAAGAGAACTCAATCATAATTATACTGTTGAAAAAACCAAACTTTACAATGAATATGATCAATTGATTGTTTCAAAAAATATTGCTTTGGAGCAACTGAATATCATTAATAAAGAGGTCGCTATTGCTGAAAAGCTAGCCTTGGCTGAGCGAGTTAGATGGGAAAACGGTGATAGTAATTTTTTATTGGTTAATCTCAGAGAACAGGATGTTGCCAACACTCATATTGAAAGAGTTAAAACCCATTTAGCTTTAGAAAGCTTATGGACAAAAAATTTAAAAATTACCAATGGTTTTGATCAAGTTTTTGACCAAAGCGTAAATTAA
- a CDS encoding winged helix-turn-helix domain-containing protein: MNNQCYIDVMKASQWTFFSNHAHILFVLNQKHDITMKEISTTVGITERAVHQIIKELKNDHYVTCKKHGRQNTYTVKHDKPLRHPIEKHKKVADLLSLINTTR; the protein is encoded by the coding sequence ATGAATAATCAATGCTACATTGATGTTATGAAAGCAAGCCAATGGACTTTTTTTTCAAACCATGCTCATATTTTATTCGTCCTCAATCAAAAACACGATATTACCATGAAAGAAATTTCTACTACTGTAGGCATTACGGAACGTGCCGTTCATCAAATTATTAAAGAACTCAAAAATGATCATTACGTCACATGTAAAAAACATGGTCGCCAAAACACCTATACGGTTAAACATGATAAACCCTTAAGACATCCCATAGAAAAGCATAAAAAAGTTGCGGATTTACTTTCACTTATCAACACAACCAGGTAA
- a CDS encoding delta-60 repeat domain-containing protein, whose translation MNIKQYFLSTPSIIALTSFLLTSCGGKINASLDSSEQSTVNRTYHFNQQVKHVSVRSDDKIIVGGSFTEYGPLDVGRFLRLNADGSLDESCQYSKFDNTVMDVALLPDQSMIVVGLFMSYGNQPARRIAKLKPDCTLDQNFHNTPNTDSYFIKVALQGSKILVGGRFSNYDGYSQGGLARLHSDGSIDSSFNSGQVGFDGAVMAIRVQDDDSILVGHGGTHYNTVALSNLTKLNPDGGLDTSFFNGDTPGHSTYRSSLINPVFAIEELPCSASNPIGFEGNPGCKNIAAAGAVTWYEDATYIYNQTLMDGIGLIKNDGSFNESFKRSYDGQIYALYDLMYDSNEQSLWIAGGTELYGIEVDGIAKMDINGNLDPNFFSHNNLGFHSPAEDFDSSGNPSDFPETTDGRIIVYSLAQQSNGKVIVGGMFTHYNHEKVNYFTRLNTDGSLDLSFGL comes from the coding sequence ATGAATATAAAACAGTATTTTTTAAGCACACCTAGCATTATAGCGCTAACATCTTTTTTACTCACTTCCTGTGGTGGAAAAATCAACGCCTCCTTAGACAGTAGTGAACAGTCGACAGTCAATCGAACGTACCACTTCAATCAGCAAGTTAAACATGTTTCAGTTAGAAGTGATGATAAAATCATTGTCGGTGGTAGCTTTACTGAATATGGCCCTTTAGACGTTGGTCGTTTCTTACGCCTTAATGCTGATGGATCATTGGATGAAAGCTGTCAATACTCTAAGTTTGATAATACTGTGATGGATGTTGCCTTACTTCCCGATCAAAGCATGATTGTTGTTGGCTTATTCATGAGCTATGGCAATCAGCCAGCAAGACGCATCGCTAAGCTTAAGCCAGACTGTACTTTAGACCAAAATTTTCATAATACCCCGAACACCGATAGCTATTTTATAAAAGTTGCCTTGCAAGGCAGCAAAATTTTAGTGGGTGGGCGATTTTCAAACTACGATGGCTACAGCCAAGGTGGCTTAGCACGATTACACTCAGATGGAAGTATTGATAGCAGCTTTAACAGTGGTCAAGTTGGCTTTGATGGCGCTGTTATGGCTATTCGCGTTCAAGATGATGATAGTATTTTAGTAGGCCACGGCGGCACTCACTATAATACTGTTGCCTTAAGCAATTTAACCAAACTTAATCCAGATGGTGGATTAGACACCTCATTTTTTAATGGAGATACACCTGGACATTCTACATATAGGTCTTCACTGATCAACCCTGTTTTTGCCATTGAAGAACTCCCTTGTAGCGCTTCTAATCCAATTGGATTTGAAGGCAACCCAGGATGCAAAAACATTGCTGCTGCAGGTGCGGTCACATGGTACGAAGACGCTACTTACATCTACAATCAGACATTGATGGATGGCATTGGTTTAATCAAAAACGATGGCTCTTTTAATGAGAGTTTTAAACGGTCTTATGATGGACAAATTTATGCACTGTATGACCTCATGTATGACAGTAATGAGCAGAGTCTTTGGATTGCAGGGGGAACAGAACTTTATGGTATAGAGGTTGATGGGATTGCTAAGATGGATATTAACGGAAATTTAGACCCTAACTTTTTCTCACACAATAATTTAGGATTTCATAGCCCAGCAGAAGACTTTGACTCTTCAGGCAACCCTTCTGACTTCCCTGAAACAACCGATGGTCGAATTATTGTCTATTCTCTAGCTCAACAATCCAATGGTAAGGTGATTGTAGGTGGCATGTTTACGCATTACAACCATGAAAAAGTTAACTACTTTACTCGTCTAAATACTGATGGCAGCTTAGATCTTAGTTTTGGCTTATAA
- a CDS encoding prepilin-type N-terminal cleavage/methylation domain-containing protein — protein MIKKTRLRIGFTLLELVIAIAIIGLIASVAIPAYKKYILKSKTSEAYVMLRKMYDGALIYGSQWEIVGYNGGQQHSCQKITLFGSFISAIIHDDDPYYIPPKNGIKSKISFDKHSLVASVRIHGDGKCWYRNYKTNPALFGFDVAENNDNRLETVNPMYFGYANLTDGNLANQLQNEGKNASAQHNGSASTNALWAFADLDGDYVHEDGEDDFIAEIYDPSYAPEVMRLMRGIYIDTSTGQIMGTEGIATFNQGE, from the coding sequence ATGATCAAAAAAACACGTTTACGTATTGGTTTTACACTTTTAGAGTTGGTCATAGCGATTGCTATTATTGGTTTAATTGCTAGCGTTGCCATTCCCGCATATAAAAAATATATTTTAAAATCAAAAACCAGTGAAGCCTATGTAATGCTCAGAAAGATGTACGATGGAGCATTGATTTACGGATCACAATGGGAAATTGTTGGATATAACGGAGGACAACAACACAGCTGCCAAAAAATTACGCTGTTTGGTTCTTTTATTTCAGCTATTATACACGATGATGACCCTTACTATATTCCTCCTAAAAATGGCATTAAAAGTAAAATTTCTTTTGATAAACATAGTTTAGTAGCGTCTGTTAGAATTCATGGCGATGGGAAATGTTGGTATAGAAACTATAAAACCAATCCAGCTTTGTTTGGTTTTGACGTAGCGGAAAACAATGACAATCGCTTAGAAACTGTAAACCCCATGTATTTTGGTTATGCAAATTTGACTGACGGCAACTTGGCCAACCAATTGCAAAATGAAGGTAAAAATGCTTCGGCGCAACACAATGGTAGTGCCTCTACCAATGCATTATGGGCTTTTGCAGACTTGGATGGCGACTATGTTCACGAAGATGGTGAGGATGATTTTATTGCTGAAATTTATGATCCATCTTATGCCCCTGAGGTTATGCGTCTTATGCGGGGCATATACATCGATACCTCCACTGGCCAAATTATGGGTACTGAGGGAATCGCGACTTTTAATCAAGGTGAATAA
- a CDS encoding EVE domain-containing protein: MNYWLMKTEPDAFSLEDLKNAPKQTTLWDGVRNYQARNIMRDEMKLGDKVFFYHSRIKPPSIVAIAKVVKESHPDPSQFDEKSKYYDPKASPEKPRWFCVDIQLERELKQAIGLDELKKHAELADMPLLQKGQRLSVQPVSPKHWTFILQLIA, encoded by the coding sequence ATGAACTATTGGCTGATGAAAACCGAGCCCGATGCTTTTTCTCTTGAAGATCTTAAAAATGCTCCTAAGCAAACAACATTATGGGATGGCGTTAGAAACTACCAAGCCCGGAACATCATGCGTGATGAAATGAAACTCGGTGACAAAGTCTTCTTTTATCATTCAAGGATTAAACCGCCCAGTATTGTAGCTATAGCCAAGGTGGTTAAAGAGTCCCATCCTGACCCCAGCCAATTTGATGAAAAAAGTAAATATTATGACCCTAAAGCCAGCCCTGAAAAGCCAAGATGGTTTTGTGTGGACATTCAACTTGAACGGGAACTCAAACAAGCCATAGGATTAGATGAGCTCAAAAAGCACGCTGAGCTCGCAGATATGCCTCTTTTACAAAAAGGCCAGCGTTTATCGGTGCAGCCGGTAAGCCCAAAACATTGGACATTTATTCTTCAACTTATTGCCTAA
- a CDS encoding phospholipase D-like domain-containing protein has protein sequence MNADQYFYDKESLTVANTVEVLLGGEEIFPKLFELLKNARQSVCLQIYEFHDDDVGHQVAQELIAAAKRGCDVKVIYDYWGSILSRKSFFNKMENAGIDVKCYHSFLSKDVGKKFFKRNHRKTLVVDGSHAMLGGFNIGDAYVKSWQDQGIHDFSLIMHGEVCKQVYHYFDQVWKTKTFTSKFKHWVSKKKYKKNGLFKSKKLVKVLGNHHIYQRWRIRRDFLHAFKQAKKSIWIINPYFIPDKAIIKNLIKAVDRGVAVKIIVPERSDVRFVDYASKVVLYRLIEKGVEVYHWPGFSHGKAICVDQLWLSLGSYNFDYRSLLHNLELVAHTVDEECVKKFVTFYQNAIDQHCKQQSDAIWKNLSLIEKFFSIVFYRFRAFL, from the coding sequence ATGAACGCAGATCAATATTTTTATGACAAAGAATCGCTTACTGTTGCAAACACAGTGGAAGTTTTGCTGGGTGGAGAAGAAATCTTTCCCAAGCTATTTGAACTGCTTAAAAATGCAAGGCAAAGTGTTTGTTTACAGATTTATGAATTTCATGATGATGATGTGGGTCACCAAGTTGCCCAAGAGCTTATTGCCGCGGCAAAAAGAGGCTGCGATGTTAAAGTGATTTATGATTATTGGGGGTCAATTTTAAGTCGAAAAAGCTTTTTTAATAAAATGGAGAATGCGGGTATAGACGTAAAATGTTACCACTCTTTTTTATCCAAAGATGTGGGAAAAAAGTTTTTTAAACGCAACCACCGTAAAACTTTAGTTGTTGATGGCTCTCACGCGATGTTGGGGGGATTTAATATTGGCGATGCCTACGTAAAGTCATGGCAAGATCAGGGTATTCATGACTTTAGTTTGATCATGCATGGTGAAGTATGTAAGCAAGTTTATCATTATTTTGATCAAGTTTGGAAAACTAAAACTTTTACTTCAAAATTTAAACATTGGGTCAGTAAAAAAAAGTACAAAAAAAATGGTTTGTTCAAAAGTAAAAAACTTGTAAAGGTTTTAGGCAATCATCATATTTATCAGCGTTGGCGTATACGTAGAGATTTTTTACATGCCTTTAAACAAGCTAAAAAAAGTATTTGGATTATTAACCCTTATTTTATTCCAGATAAGGCCATTATAAAAAATTTAATTAAAGCGGTTGATAGAGGCGTTGCTGTAAAAATTATTGTACCTGAAAGAAGTGATGTTAGGTTTGTTGATTATGCTTCAAAAGTTGTTTTGTATCGGTTGATAGAGAAAGGTGTAGAGGTTTATCATTGGCCAGGCTTTTCTCACGGCAAGGCCATATGTGTAGACCAACTATGGTTATCTTTAGGAAGCTATAATTTTGATTACAGAAGCCTTTTACACAATTTAGAGTTGGTTGCACATACCGTTGATGAAGAGTGTGTGAAGAAGTTTGTTACCTTCTATCAAAATGCAATTGATCAACATTGCAAACAACAAAGTGATGCAATATGGAAAAATTTATCACTGATTGAAAAATTTTTCAGCATTGTGTTTTACCGTTTTAGGGCATTTTTATAA
- a CDS encoding ABC transporter transmembrane domain-containing protein: MKPSPFQILGQLFTFILQSSRGFVLNILFFGVIVSVLSLAIPLSVQALVNSVSFTSLSQPIIIVSLLLFIVLISSAFFQVTQAWLIDLFHRKVFAQLGSEVTNRIYLAKAKLFRNKNVPELINRFFDVFSLQKNISILMTDGFALLLQLFVGLVFIGFYHPLFLAFDAFLIFYLFCVWFLFGQKAIKTAVEESKAKYKFISWLEQSGFAYELLAASQIRSISQKQSETYIAGYVEKRKKHFNYLLGQIIMLSTLFAVCSSLLLGLGGYLVNQNQLSLGQLVAAEIIVTSILISLAKSSKYLEMFYDLIAASEKISHLFAFEIEDSNMKAKSFEKMDIHIKDIYVSSRNKFFKLSMDIPFKSKVHFQVNESSCKEIVIDHLFGQNSAGSGHLFINNIKSNNIPIQDLRLNIYDCGYPNFIEGSIKENLTLGLPDIKDQDIYAILEMLELEESISLLDKQLNTTMLPNGSPLWKSQLPRLDIARAILLKPKVLILNESFELLSQERQDKVLHYVSQDHHEWTLLHFGKQLNNPKIYNQKVQLKWEIKQ, from the coding sequence ATGAAGCCAAGTCCATTTCAAATTTTAGGTCAATTGTTTACATTTATTTTACAGTCTAGCAGGGGCTTTGTTTTAAATATTCTGTTTTTTGGAGTTATTGTTTCAGTTTTAAGTTTGGCTATTCCGCTTTCTGTTCAAGCTTTGGTCAATAGCGTAAGTTTCACCTCATTGAGCCAGCCCATAATTATCGTAAGCTTACTATTGTTTATTGTTTTAATCAGCTCAGCCTTTTTTCAGGTTACCCAAGCATGGCTTATTGACTTATTTCATAGAAAAGTTTTTGCTCAACTTGGCTCAGAAGTAACCAATCGGATCTATCTGGCCAAAGCCAAACTTTTTCGGAATAAAAATGTTCCTGAATTGATCAATCGTTTTTTTGATGTTTTTAGTTTGCAGAAAAACATTTCTATTTTGATGACTGATGGCTTTGCACTTTTACTGCAACTTTTTGTTGGTCTAGTCTTTATCGGTTTTTACCACCCCCTATTTTTAGCCTTTGATGCTTTCTTGATTTTTTACTTGTTTTGCGTCTGGTTTTTATTTGGACAAAAAGCTATAAAAACTGCCGTTGAAGAATCTAAAGCAAAATACAAATTCATCAGTTGGCTCGAACAATCGGGTTTTGCTTATGAGCTTTTAGCTGCCTCTCAAATTCGAAGTATTTCACAAAAACAATCAGAAACATACATTGCCGGATATGTTGAAAAAAGAAAGAAACACTTTAACTACCTTCTTGGTCAGATTATTATGCTTTCTACCTTATTTGCTGTCTGTAGCTCATTACTTTTGGGCTTAGGTGGATACCTTGTTAATCAAAACCAATTGTCTTTAGGTCAGTTGGTTGCGGCAGAAATTATTGTCACCAGCATTCTTATAAGCTTAGCCAAGTCATCTAAATATTTAGAAATGTTCTATGATCTGATTGCCGCTTCAGAAAAAATATCACATCTTTTTGCTTTTGAAATTGAAGATTCAAACATGAAAGCAAAGTCATTTGAAAAGATGGATATTCATATTAAAGATATCTATGTTTCAAGTCGGAATAAGTTTTTTAAGCTATCTATGGATATCCCCTTTAAGAGTAAAGTACATTTTCAAGTTAATGAAAGCTCTTGTAAAGAAATTGTCATCGACCATTTGTTTGGACAAAACTCTGCCGGTTCAGGACATTTATTCATCAATAATATAAAGTCTAATAATATACCCATCCAAGATTTACGTTTAAATATATACGACTGCGGCTATCCTAATTTTATTGAAGGAAGTATCAAAGAAAATTTAACGCTAGGTTTACCTGACATTAAAGACCAAGATATTTATGCCATTTTGGAAATGCTTGAACTTGAAGAAAGCATCAGCCTATTAGATAAACAGCTTAACACCACCATGCTACCCAATGGTTCACCTTTATGGAAAAGCCAACTGCCTCGCTTAGATATTGCACGCGCTATATTGCTTAAACCCAAAGTTTTAATTTTAAATGAATCTTTTGAACTGCTTTCCCAAGAACGTCAAGACAAAGTCTTACACTATGTTAGTCAAGATCACCACGAATGGACACTGCTTCATTTTGGAAAACAACTCAATAACCCAAAAATCTATAACCAAAAAGTTCAACTTAAGTGGGAAATAAAACAATGA
- a CDS encoding ABC transporter permease — protein MNIQAIKAIYKFEMKRMWRTAMQSIASPVISTALYFIVFGSAIGSRMQDIDGVSYGSFIVPGLVMLSVLTQSISNASFGIYFPRFTGTIYEILSAPVSYVEIIIGYVGAAATKSLIIGSIILLTSVFFVDLYIKHPLIMILFLCLTCVTFSMLGFILGLWADGFEKLNIIPVLIITPLTFLGGSFYSIKMLPEFWQKISMLNPVVYLINGFRWSFYENSDFSVWLSLKAIAVMLVICILVIRWIFKTGYRLKS, from the coding sequence ATGAATATTCAAGCCATCAAAGCCATTTATAAATTTGAAATGAAAAGAATGTGGCGTACAGCCATGCAAAGCATTGCCTCACCCGTGATTTCTACCGCATTGTATTTTATAGTTTTTGGTTCAGCTATAGGTTCAAGAATGCAAGATATTGATGGTGTGAGTTATGGTTCGTTTATTGTTCCTGGGTTGGTGATGTTATCGGTACTGACCCAAAGCATATCCAATGCATCATTTGGAATTTACTTTCCACGTTTTACCGGGACCATTTATGAAATATTATCTGCACCTGTTTCTTATGTTGAAATCATTATTGGTTATGTTGGCGCAGCTGCAACAAAATCATTGATTATTGGGAGCATTATATTGTTAACATCTGTTTTTTTTGTAGATCTTTACATTAAACATCCACTGATTATGATTTTATTTCTGTGCTTAACTTGTGTCACTTTTAGTATGTTGGGTTTTATTTTAGGATTATGGGCCGATGGGTTTGAAAAACTTAATATTATTCCTGTTTTAATCATTACACCATTAACTTTTTTGGGAGGGAGTTTTTACTCCATTAAGATGCTGCCAGAATTTTGGCAAAAAATATCCATGCTCAACCCCGTGGTGTATTTGATCAATGGTTTTCGTTGGAGTTTCTATGAAAATTCAGACTTTAGCGTTTGGCTAAGTCTAAAAGCGATAGCTGTAATGCTTGTAATCTGTATTTTAGTAATTCGCTGGATTTTTAAAACAGGCTATCGTTTAAAAAGTTAA
- a CDS encoding ABC transporter ATP-binding protein, translating into MKTESQPILRIKNLNKTYEGGFRALKNVNLELKQGEILALLGPNGAGKTTLISAICSLINVSSGQITVNGLDIVEDYRKVRQLIGLVPQEITRDLFEKVMDTVSFSRGVFGLKPNDAYIQKILEDLSLWDKHNEKLGALSGGMKRRVMIAKALAHEPKILFLDEPTAGVDVQLRESMWRQVDELRKNGVSVVLTTHYIEEAERMADRIAVINKGEIVVVDDKSALMNELGKKSLTVFLKTKLQAIPKDLNQFDLSLSKDGSSITYTYDMKRKNVTDFFSGLEACKVGIEDIKTHETSLEEIFVKLVEK; encoded by the coding sequence ATGAAGACAGAGTCTCAACCCATATTAAGAATCAAAAATCTGAATAAAACCTATGAGGGAGGTTTTAGGGCATTAAAAAATGTTAATCTGGAGTTAAAGCAAGGTGAAATATTGGCTTTATTGGGCCCCAATGGCGCGGGTAAAACAACCTTAATCAGTGCTATTTGCAGTTTAATCAATGTGAGCTCAGGACAAATTACAGTCAATGGTTTGGATATTGTTGAGGACTATAGAAAAGTTAGGCAATTGATAGGTTTGGTCCCGCAAGAAATTACCAGAGACTTGTTTGAAAAAGTAATGGATACCGTGAGTTTTTCAAGAGGTGTATTTGGTTTAAAGCCCAATGATGCTTATATCCAAAAAATTTTAGAAGACTTATCTTTGTGGGATAAACACAATGAAAAGCTTGGGGCTCTTTCCGGGGGAATGAAGCGTCGAGTAATGATTGCTAAAGCTTTAGCGCATGAGCCAAAAATATTATTTTTAGATGAACCCACTGCCGGTGTTGATGTGCAGTTGCGAGAGAGCATGTGGCGTCAGGTCGATGAACTGCGTAAAAATGGCGTTAGCGTTGTTTTGACTACACATTATATTGAAGAAGCAGAGCGTATGGCAGACAGAATTGCTGTGATTAATAAGGGGGAAATTGTGGTCGTTGATGATAAATCAGCATTGATGAACGAGTTGGGTAAAAAAAGTTTAACAGTTTTTCTTAAAACAAAACTGCAAGCAATTCCAAAAGATCTTAACCAATTTGATTTAAGTTTATCTAAAGATGGATCTTCAATAACGTATACCTACGATATGAAACGAAAAAATGTAACCGACTTTTTCAGTGGTTTAGAGGCATGTAAAGTAGGGATTGAAGATATCAAGACCCATGAAACATCTTTAGAAGAAATTTTTGTTAAACTTGTGGAGAAATAA